The DNA segment gaagtgtatcttgaaagaagacaacttgacatggtgtcccatgtcaacaaccaacacacccagggtaccatgtatgtggacgtggaaagtccatgaccaagcacaGCAATacgtgacgaggtcagagtgagaatgtgttgattgatttatgtcaactcatgcactgagtaacatgcaagaaaacattCTAACCCTAAAAGGTGCCAGTCGTGGTTGTAGCCTTTGAGTGGCCAAGTAAATTTTGGATCAGTCATGTGGGCGGATTTGGGAGGCACTGACAAACGACCTCCAGTATTCTACCATTATGGGTATGAGGCATGAACTCCTCACTCGACTCCAGCTTTTCTGTGTGAAGAAGTGATTAAATGAGGTGTGATTCATGGACATAGCAGCCACTTCACTTACATAGATGATTAAATTGCCTGATTTTGCTCAGCAGAGcatgtatttaattttaaatatacCTCCTTAACAGAGGTCTGTAACAGTCTGATATTCACACTGCCTGCCCTCTGCTTGCACACGCTATGTGCTGACACCTGACATAACAGAGACAGGGAGGCGCTGGCATTAGATGAACTAATTCATTATTACACTCTCTTTGACTTTGTAGTACAACACTACTGAAACTAATGAAATGACTTGGCTGGAGATATGCAGTAATTGGAGATCATTTAAGGAATGTTTATGTCTTAGTAGGATAAACTTTCCATACTGTTGGCTAACTATCTCAGCACTTCACGTCAAAGAAGCCTTTCAATCCTTTgctctaatttttttttaatcttgtctTATAATTGTCaagttctttctttctttctttctttatttatttattttactgtttttcattttggttttcTTACTCGTGGCTAAGCTGTTTATACTCTATAGAAACAATTTGCTGGGGAATATGTTTGGGTTGTCAAGGTGGTGCCTTCCATCATCGAATATCAAGCAGTGgtcaaaaatgtgtgtgtgtgtgtgtgtgtgtgtgtgtgtgaatgactgACTATGGCTAGTTAGTGGGAGCCATGTCTCCTTTGTGTCAGCAGGCTTTCTGACTTGCTAAGGCTAATCACCGAGGTGATTGCTGTTAATTAGGCTCATTAATCATTAGACCTGTCAGTCTGTTTCACTGCCTAGtggaatttgtgtgtgtgtgtgtgtgtgtgtgtgtgtgtgtgtttgtgtgtgtgtgttaactgtGCATTTTGCGGATAAAAGAAAAGCAAGATGGAGCTAAAGCTGGACTTTACAGGACTGGACTTATTTTTCCAACATGTTACACAAGAAGTCAACTGGAGGAATATAACCCTGTGTTTATTCAGAAATGATCTACATTCACTACAACTCAGTGACTTAAATAACTTTCATGGCAATAGATCAGTGGCTTGGTAGCAGTGATGTATTCTAATGGTTCATTGAAACTGCTTtacatttactttacaatgtgtTTATTGTCCAAGACAATGATGCAATCAGAGGGATATACATTCTCCTGTTTCTCATTTATAACCCGACATAAACAGTCCTGCATGTAGTGAAAGAATAGTGTTTATTCATTGATTAAATACAGTCACAGCCTCTGCAGCTTTGACTCTAACCATGCTCTCATATTATCGAATCAGTGGGTGATGTGTGGTCACAATATGAACTCAGAATCTCTGTTGGATGTAATTCCTTTCATTTTCTACAGCCTTTTTGCGCATCATTTACTGACGCTGTCATGAGattaaaataatctgattttGAAGAAAACCTTTATTTGAGAGAGTTTTGTTTGACACAAGAACACAATCATCATGTGTGTGTAGATTAGACTCTTTTGGGCATTGTGGTCATTTTCGATAGCTTTGGTATAGAGCTAAAGAATTTCATACCATTGTAAGTGACATCATGACCAGCTCAGTGAGTTTCTGGCTAATGGCTTTCCACAAATGATTTTTCTAGGAGGTGCAGGATAAAAAACAACTCCTGTATTTAATTGTGTGTTGCCCGAGCTAGATCACACTACATCcacaaaaaaagtcaaggtGTAATTTATAAATCTATATTACAGTCATGAATGTTGCCCTCGCAGTTCCTGAGTTAAATATAAGCCACCCACTCAAGGGGTTAAAGAGTTAATATTTTCAGTTAAAACTTGTAGTAGAGAAGCCCCTTTTCTGGTAGAGAAGCCTTTTTGTAAAGAGACAGAAATTACGGTAGCTGATAGAAGGAAGCAAAAATGGTACCAAAAGACTTAAAGATACCCTGTAGAGTTTTCAACCACTAGTAGCGCTGTTGAGCAAAGCACTTTTAacttaaatatttttgtgaacACATTTCATACTCTTTAAAAAAGTGACAGAGGTTTGATTAGACTTTGAACTTTGTTGACATAAAAGACATAAAGAAAGaaccaaaatacaaaaaaagaagaaaaaaaaaacttttgactattcctttaagtcttttttttttttttttttttttttttttttactccttaCTGTTTGGGACTTCTTTCGGAGAAGCAATAAACTTTTCGATACTCCTTACATACACTGTCCAGAGcaaatataattataattattatataaatataatttttttcaaGGTGGAGTACCTGACGTTTAGACAATGCTGGATACACGTTTTCAGATGTTTTACAATACCAGAGTAAAATTTCTTTACTTACCTTGTATGAAGTGTAAGATGTGCCAGATATTATCCAGGGTCTGACCACTTCAGAAAGAAAAATCTAAAATATTCTGAAAGAAAGCTGTGTCTTATATACCTATTATATCAAAATGGCATCATTGTAACCTTAATTCTGTTATGAGCTCACTGAGAAGTGTATAATTTGACCGGCTCCATATATGTCTGTGTTTAACGTTGCATTGAATGGCATGGGATCAGCTTGAATAAGACTTCTTTATATCTCATTTACCCGAGCAACAAATTGAATGTAAACATGCTGGTGCATATAAagagcatttgtgtgtgtgtgtgtgtgtgtgtgtgtgtgtgtgtgtgtgtgtgtgtgttgaagtcTCAGTGATATCATGTTTCATACAGAGGCCACTGTGTGCCAAAGTTCATTTCACCCTGTTACGATACACTCAGCTATATATGGAAATGTGTTTGCTTTACTGGGCAGGAGGGAGACACACAcctgcatcacacacactcacagatatGTACCTGGATAAGGAAACATTAAGAGGCAGATACAGTTACATatgtacacatatacacacgtTTGTAGTTCTATACTTGTGAGCACCTTCGCTGATGAAATGACCTCTGACTACAggcaaacctttttttttttatgtaagtCTTATTCtgactttaactttaaaacaAAGTCTTAACCATCAAACACCCCTTTGATACACAAACtttcaaaatgtcctcacttttcaAAAAGACCTCACGAAAAAGCCCTCACAATAATAGAAGTACAAgaacacacaaacgcacacacaccgAACGGCAAGTGGTATACCCAGAAAAATCAGCATACGGAAATGAGCCCTCAACTGGGACCCCACGGATCATTGCAGACCCACTttaacatgcacgcacacatgcacaccaatATATTTACAGAAAACTGAGGTCCACTGAAAACACTGGGGAACTAATGGGTTCCCAGTTTGAGTAATGTGGACCCAATTTCATTTTGCTTGAGTGGTGACCACatactgcgtgtgtgtgtgtgtgtgtgtcactgaatTCTTAAACATATGTGAATGTTTGTCATGTGTAAAGGAATGCAAGTGGCCTCattcatgtatgtgtgtgtctgtgtgctagtttttttgtgtgtaagagATTtagaggggagagaaagagtgaaGGGAGCTTTTGGAAGGTATCTGTGCTGTTGTCCCCTGGAGGAAGAGGTGCAGGGTGCATCTGGCTCAGGACAGAATTTGTATTCATTCTTTTCCCTTTTGTTTCATTccccctattttttttttatttttacctctttcatccctctcctcttcctctttttttgctCTTGCCTGCTTCAGATCCCCTTTAGGACATCCCAACCCCTCCAGAGGCGTCTGTTCAGATAGGTCTTGGGAGCAGCTTTCTGTCAGGGGATGGGATTGAGGGAATCAGATCCTCTGATCCAATTATGTTGTGATTAAATCAAAGCACAACACGGGATCAAAACACTAACAGTTATTAGAAGTCATGTGTGTGCCCAGAGACAAATTTTGATGTGATGATACAATAACTCCTACATGACTTATTTCTTTAATGTTTTGAACCTGCTCAGCTTACCCTATAGATCCCACCTGAGCAGAGAGTGGGCTCTTAAAATGACAGATGTGAGTAGTAGTAGTCAGTAGTAGAGTGACTGGCAGTTTTCTGTTGAGTTTACTTGTTCAGATGTAGCTTTCTAGGAAGTGGTTTTTGCTTCTGTTTTATTAAAATTGATATATTATGCGCAAACCTTACATTTACTTTTTAGatttacataaaacattttgaaatgaagaaggttcaataaaaaaagaattccACTGAGGTATAAAAGACCTTACATCATAGCCTTACTGCCACCATGTGGACAAAACACATAATGACAGAATGCGGAATCCAAATCTGGGACAAAGTGAGAAAAAAGTTcaataaaatttaattaaatttaattaaatgaagAAATCTCACACTAGCATCTTTATCCTTTTAATAAACTGGACTGTCATGACTCAGAATATGACTCGTTATTATTGAAAAAGTGAACTATAAAGACATACAGTGTGTTTTTCCTAATTCCCCTCTCTGCCTTATATTACAGAACAGATCAGGAGTTTAATTTTTAAGTAACTGCATATTTTTATTGTGTTAATCAAAAACAATCAGACATGACATTTCACAAAGACCTCTGGGAGTATTACAGTGCACCACGTTAACTTTGGCCTTCAACCTTTGAACTTTCACCTACAGACCGCtctatgcacatacacacaccactgTTCCTTTGCCATTATATACAGAGCTCTGCTTTCCCccaaaactcacacacacacagacctcaagcacacatttctctcttgctcacacaaatatacacacacacacacacacacacacacacacacacacacaagcctctCCTAGTGAGCTGTCGTACAGGGGTGCGTCACATGGCATGGGATACAATAGGAGTGTTGATTGGAGGGCTGTGTGAACAACAAAGACTCTAACTGGACACTGTTCAggaggaggtttttttttttttctttttctttttactattGGCTGtaatgtccaaaaaaatgttgaGGATGAGTCCTTTTCAGCAGAACATGAACAATACAGATGTAAATCTACAtttataagaaaaataaaaatccaccACAACATATCAGCTTATCTTTGCACATAAATACataggaataataataatattcaacACTGTGCTTTCTTTCTCTCGCTCTTTCTTGCCACCGCACCATTGTCAAACGCATTAGCCACTAACATTGGTCATGCAATTTCAAAAGAGCACAAAACAACAGCTGGCCTAAAAGAGAGACTCAAGCAAATTTGACATCACTACCATTGTAAATTATCTCTTACTTAAGAAACAAAAGTACACATCTAATAATCTCCATTTAGTGAATTAGTAATCTAAATTAGTTCTGTGGTTTAAAAGCAGACAGGCGGCATCTTCATTTAAACTCTTCTTTTTGCAGTAAATCCTGGATGTGGTGTCAAAATGCAGAGTCAGTCTTTTACAGGAGTCAGtcagtttagttcagttcagtttaaagAGTTAATTACATCTCTATAAAGAAGGTATATaaataacaatgacaatgaTTCCATACATCTAAAATCCACTCACAGACCTAATTTGTGCTGCCTCCAGTTATCAGGGCCTGTGTGAATTAAAGAACACACCAAAAGCCAATTCTGTGGCAGCAACACAAGTTAGACCATAAATTCATCATAAAAATCTTACTGAGATTTCATGAATGCAAAACATaaatgcatgttttatcttaCACGGCCAGTTGCTTTCTTTCATGTGGATAAGCTATGATATAATAAAGTATGGTACCACAGGTAGGCTCCTCATCCGAGCCCGTACACACAATGGACACTAAGGGGGTAGGCTACACACATCATGTCAGCACAGATGACCAACAAACAAGGTTTCTTTACAGATAATACACAGAGAGAGATTAGActaaagacagagagaaggaagacCTTATCGTACTAAATGTCCATTAGGAAGAGATGACATCGTTAAGCAGCAAAAGTCAATGATATTAATGACTGTAACACTACGTTGAAAGTGATTCCAACAGTTTAAGAAATCAGATGgaagatttttgtttgtttgtttgttttttttgcagacaGTGAAATGCATTGTGGGTAGCACAGAAGAACAGCTTTCTGTGCATTTTACCGTGCTGGATGAGGAGTCGCTCATCTTATATTATTTGCATATATCTATTTATCACAAACAACATATGCAAGAACAGTGTAAAAGAGCAAGGAGTAGAAGTACTGCTTagaatacaaaaaacaaaatcatactTTCACTCATAAATATCATGctaatatatatactgtactgtagcCCAAAAACATGGGTTGTCATACTAGAGTCCacttccctcttcctcctcattgTATTAATGCTTTCCACCCAAACCACCATGTTCATGATTTCTCCTTGATGACAATGCACTAAACATCAAACACAGcccaaaataaaaaccaataAATAATGATTTTTAAAGTGAGGTTTTAGATCATGTCAAAACTCTTCTTCTATATGTGTTTTCAATGCTTATTacattgtttgtgtttgttaaagATGCTACATAACTAAAACTTGTCAGGATGTAATCCAGGTTTTATTTGGGCTTTTACTTGCTCTTAGAGATTGACGTCTTTGTGCTCCAGCTTTGTCTGTGTACTGTAAacatctcttctttctctcccatCATGGAATGCCAGTAGTTTTTCCACCCCTTATTCTCTAGTGGTTTGGACCAGTAAAGCAATCTAATCATATCTTGCTAGATACGACTGCTCTCTAACCATGACTGCAAGTATtgtgtgatttattttgctgcaaCATGCCTCAATGTGCCTAAGGAAACCACTAAAAAACCTACTATATAATATAACCAGTTTTGCAACATGCTGATCTGTTCCACAGGCTGACCCACGCTGCTGGCATCTCTACCTCTTCTGTGACTGCATTATGTAATATGCACACAAAACCATGTGAAGAGTGAGGTTACTGGAAATATGTGCAACAGGAGCACCACAGGAAGTTGATCTATTTCTGTAGaaacaatgttttaaaaaaaagtgtttatttGTCTGCATGCTTGTGCAATTGCACATAAATAGTTAAATGTGTTTCCAGTTAGAGATCATTACTTTTCAGTATATTCCAGTTTCTCCATTCACTTCCGTTATGCGCAGCGCTCCAGTCCACCATTTTTCTACATTGGTATGAAATCTTCAGGTAAGAAAAGTTGTGAGGAGAGTTCATCCAAAACTTTGGGGCTGTTGTTGTTCTGAGTGGTGTAGTCCATAGAGTAGGTGTTCATACTGTGAGCCACTATCCAAATATGACATGTAGCTGGCATGTAGTAGGCAAACTTTATTACCCAACAAAAGATGTGGTAATCCTGTACTGTGAACCCACCTTCCATATTCAGTCAGTGATAAAGGGAATGACAGGTTAGTATAAGTTTATTGCCCACAGATAAAAGTGGGTTTACTCCCACGTACCTGCTTGTACACTCGACTACGCTAGTGGAACAGTGTAAAGGGATCGTGCAGAATCAATTTGGGCAGTAAGGCAGCACATGCAGGGGCTGGCCAGTGGGACGAGGACTCAGGGATCAGGGTACCATATAGTGGGGGCATCCATAGATAAATATACACAATAGAGGAGgtgccgtgtgtgtgtctgtgtgtgtttttatgtgcgTGGGTGTATCTGTAACCGTGAACACCTCCAAGAGTTCTTGGTCTCTCAGTCTCATTCTATTATTCTCCTCCTTTCTCATTGTATCAGTCATTCTTTTCTCCCTCTATGTCTTACACTACGTTTTTACTCCCCTGCACTGCGAGGCGCCCGAGGGTTTGGTTTCCCGTCGTGGGTCCGGCGGTTTCTCCCCTTCCTTATCTCTTGAAGATGCTTCCACTTCTTGTTAGCTGGGCGGACAGCAGGGCCCAGAGGTGGGACGTCCTTCCCTGGAGCAGGGAAGGTCTTTTCCACTTGGTCACCGCCGGCGTTCTTTCGTGCCCAAACTTGCTCACAAATCTGGTCAACGGTGCTCAGGTTAGGATGGTCCACCAACTGCATGAAATCCCGGTACCAAAGCTTTTGATTGTTCATTGGGGGCCCACCTCCACTGCGGGGGTCTAATCGGACAGGGGCATCGGAGGGTAGATTGGAGACGGAGGAGGATGTCGAAGGTACAACTTCCAAGGTGATGCCTAGTAAGGTTTGGGTGAAGCCATGTTCCATGGCGTGGCATTGGTAGATGCCGATATCTCTTTTCAGGACACGACGAATCAGAAggcctctgtctgtctggagTATGCGATCATCTAGACGCacctggaaaacaaaaacaaaattcattGAAATATTTGAACTGCACTATGTGTACTCATGCTGTTTGTCTTCATGGTGCTACACACACTTGTACAATGTCTTTGATTAAATAATTTCTATAAACATGCACATGTATGCAGAATATGTAGGAGCAGGGATAAGATTTTGGTAATGCAAATGTTCTCATTTGCATTTGTAGTccaagtagtattgaccaatctCATTTCAATAGTAGGTAAACAGTCTGGGTCagtctaaccctaaccctaatctcagaacccatcagctaaCGTCTGAAGAGTTAGGTTTATGTTTGCTTcataaaaatgtatctgcattcaTCTGCAGACATCTGTTTTTTAGAGAGTATCCTAAATGACTGCCACAAGGAAAAGGAAATCTTAGCTGGAATATCCACCAGCTAAAGCAGATCAGGCCGGGGTATTGGCCCTCGCCCCCAGGGGTTTCATCTTCATCAGATGATAGtcgatgggttctgagattgtAGAGGTAAACTACCTTGTACATGTGCAAAGATGATTCTGACCCTGATTAATGGAAGAGCTAAGAGAATGGCAGCTAAACTGTGGTTCTTATGGTGGCTCTACACGGCACTGCACATATTGCACTGAAAGCAACTATAGGGTGAAGCCTACTTTTTATCAACAGCAAAACCTGAACAGTCAAGGTTGGCAGCTTTTCATCCCCTGTACCGTCAAAGGACTTCTCTTTAATCTGATTTGACTTTGGCAGTAATAATCATCaccaagaaggaaaaaggcaaaaaaggaTCTTCAGTGCCAATGTCTTTACAGAGCATTTAAGAACACACTGACTTGAGTGATTCTGTTTAACAACAATGTTGTgggaaaaatgaataaatctggATACAGTAGACATTTTCATGACTAATACAGGACTAAGGTCCTTTTTAGACAAGAATCataataaatgttttacatGAATTGCACACTGTTGAAAAAAATGGCTTCATGAGATACACAATGTTGTAAAACCTTTTTGTGACTTTAGATAATATCTTCGTCAGATCTCTTGCCTATACCCCCTCTCCATTCTCTACCATCCCTCTCACCTCTTCCCTTGGGTTCTGTGGATGTTTCTGGAAGGTCCAGGTCACTCTAGCCTGAAGGGATTTGGGGATACACTCCAGGAAAGTGCTGCTTCCCTCAACTCCATACAGCTTTCTCTCTGCAACGCGGTGCTTATGGTGGTCTGCAGGGGGCAGCAGAGACAAGGACATTATGGGGTCTACTGTAACTAAGGACATTCACTCACTCATAACAATCCTGGTCCAGGCGAGAATTAAgaaggcaaaaaataaaaaagagagaggagagggcaggacaagacaagacaatgCAAGAAAGGTCAAGAGAGACAAGGGCTAATAAAATTACTGGGCAAGGCAAGACCTGAACAAAATCAGAACAGACAGGACGGACCCAGGAAAGACAGGATAATATGGGCCAGAAACAAACTGAGCTGATAATACTAACGGTCTAAGAAACCAAAGCTTCAAACAGTTTCCTGATATATAAAGACTCAGTTTTGAAAATACTTACTGGGTCATTTTCAGTCTTGTGAGCAAATGTATTTACACATTGGCATCTCAAGAAAAATTAGCTCAACTCAATAGAGGTATTATTACAGTAGAGTCGTAGTCAGCACTGATTAATTAAAGCCTCTGTTGGCTGTTGATGGCAAAGTTTAATCTGTCACACATAATGACAGCATCCCATAGAACACTGGTGAATATTTGTCAGGACCTAAGGGGGTTGATTTGAACATTTGGTCACATGTTTGATGTGTGACACCAAGCAAGGACTCCTCTGGTCCTGGCGGTGCTGAGTCATTATCAAACCTCATCACTCATATTGGCATCATGCATAACTACGAATCAGTGTCCGTGCCCCATATCTTAACCACAAGTGGGAGTACATCAGTGCTCAAATTTCTACAAGATTTACAAAATATACCTAACATCAAGACCATGCCTTGGTCAGAATGAGATCACTTTTGTTTCTAGCCACCAGCACTACACAAATTATTGCAGAAACAAAAGTTTGTAAACTTCTAAACTGAACCCTGATCAGCGCATCGGGGTAATGCTTCTCTCATCACAGACAATTACTTTGACCTTTATTAGTTTTACACAACCGGGCTTACATGCCACATGATGTAATCGCATTACTCAGGAGCTCCTAAGGTTTGAGCGATTAGCCTGATTCAGTTTTGTGGCAGAAAGACAGATAGCAGCAGAATGCTGGTATTGTGGTCTGGGAGGACAGAGGTCACTGGGGGTGAAGGGTGGAGGGATTTGGGATTTTTTGGCATGGGGACAGTGAGAAGTCTGATCCTGCTCTGGCTCACAGAGACTCTTGGCATCTGAATGAGTCACTATTCTTTTATACAGAATATACCTCCGCAGCagtcaaccaaaaaaaaaaaaagtcacagcagTCAGAGCTTTCATGTTTTGATTTGACGAGACAAGACTACAGTTTTAGAGTCATACCTCCGGAGCACAGGGTGTTGGGGTCTCCGTTCCTTACATCCTGGCGACGGAAACGTCTGTAAAATGTTGTAAAGGGATTAGGAATTAAAAAGTATTGATTTTACTTGCAAATGAAAAAGttttcattgtgtttgttttctgctcagTGTAATAAATGATCATCTGGTGTGTGTATTTAGTGTTTGTGTCACAGACCTCTTGGTGTTTGGCAGGTAGCGAGTACAGGATGTTCCATCCCAGGCACAGTATGGGTCTCTGGCCAAGCAGCACTCAGCACAGGCCTTTCCATACACACTGCAGCGGTGAAGGGGAACCTGGGCAATGCCTGTGGCTGAGCCCAGATACAGCTGTTGCTGTGAGGACACAGAGTGGACTGACAAGTTTTAAAGGTGTTTCAGGACTCAAAAAGTCAGTTATGATGTTATGATATCTCCTTGTGATGTTGCATCTGTGACAGTTATAAAGCTACTGGGCCACATCGTAGGCGACGCCGTTATCTAGCCTTGACCTCTGCTTAGGCTGCCTATCAGGCCATGGCTGGCCCTACTGGCCTGATAGGCAGTATCATCTTAATGCTATGTCCCGCTCAGTAGTCCAGCCATTATCCATAATTAGTCCAGTGTGTTCACCTCCTAAGTGATTGCCCTCAATCACTGCTGTTGTGCACTTCAGCACTTGATTATGAACCCAGGTGTATCGTCTTTGAGACAGGCTCGTTTTAGACCCTGATAAAATGTGCCAAAGTGAAGCTGACCAGAACATTAAGGATCTGTTGGGTCCTGGCCCATTCATTTACTGAGATTTTGGGTAAATGAAAGCACAGCATAAATGGCTCCTGGCATGAATCCTATCCTGCCTGTTTCCAAGCCCCACACTTCCCTCCAGCTAAGTTTCTTTTCCATGCTTTCCAAACTTTCTACAGTTTTGGCCCTGTTTTGTCTAAGAGACTGCTCTTGCACATCTGGCAGCCCCTTTTTGACTTTAAATGTCCTCAACAACCAGTACAACCAGTGCTGCATGAACCTGTAAAACTACAACCCTTAGGTTCTACCCTAATAGGGAGCCACAACATTCCAATTTTCTGTCAATGATTTAAGTATAAAACAAACATACCCGTTTTGAGGAGATCTGCATGTCGATGATAGATGAGGCATCctgaagagcagaggagatGAGACAGCAAATTAATTACCATGTCACTTCTCAAATGAATTAGCATTATTAAAGACTAATATTTTGAAATGCATGAATTGCCATGTATTGTCACTCAACATACATTCAGTACATAAGCACTCATATCTACAAGACATGAGCTTCATCTTAGTTTTCTTACTTTGAAGACCTCCAGCTCTTCCAGTAGAAGCTCCTCCATGTTGTTCCAGCTCTCCTTGGGAACATTGATCACCTTTAGTACAGTCCCTTTGTCTGAAATAAGAGATGCAGTCAATCAAGTCACACATCATAACACAACATCTCagaatttaaatgtttaaatataaagTTAAGAGATAAAACTGAAATCAAATCATTCACCTGTGCCAATAAACATAACGTCATACTGTCCATCTGCGGCGCTGACTCTGTCCACAGCAATCTGTGTGAAGCTGTAGTCCACATTAGTTCTGACAAAGATAGGCCGTCGACTCATAGGGTAGACTGGGTTATACATCAGAGGGTGGTGACGTGCAAACTGGATCACATCATCTGGGAAACCCTTTGTGGACTCAAAACTGCCGAATGTCTTGCTGGGACACTGATGGAGGAAAGAGAAAGTTAAATTTATGTTCCAGCAGAAAGTCCTTTTTTATAGAAACTTGCAGACAAGCACATATGAGTTACAACTCAAGAATAAGTGTTGCAAATGACTATTGTAAAGTttcatttgtagtttttttttgcatgtgcaTTTTTGGTGGTTCACAATTTACTGTGCTTCAATGGGGATGCAAAATGGTGCAAGTaaattttaaacattaaaacacaaactcTGTAAATCTGAATAACTGGGAATGTACAAGTATGCACATTTCGTATTTATAACAGGATTTAGCTGCTGCCAAGTGCTTTATAATCCAGCCAATCCACTTctactgtaaaggatttgctaTAGCTCTGCAGAACAAGACTGACTGTACTCAGAGACTTGTTGCCATGTATGGACTCAAATGTTCCATATGACTCATACTATATTTGCTGGGCaaatttgttttgtgtgttctcTGCATGTAAACCAGTATAAAATGCCTGACTTGACAAAGCCATGTCCAGCTGGCCACAGTGAGGTGATTATGGTGTGATGGGTCACAGGGACGTGAGAGATTTTCTGCAGGTCAGAGTCCAGCCTCCCTCTCTAATTAAAATTCCAGACTTAGACTTTCATTCCAGATACTAACATTTTACTATAT comes from the Epinephelus lanceolatus isolate andai-2023 chromosome 8, ASM4190304v1, whole genome shotgun sequence genome and includes:
- the sema3b gene encoding semaphorin-3B: MMTMMMMMAAMMVTCSSLFLLGLAAAHASSNTMNRASSTSSSTSSSSSSSTSSSSSPRMKLSYKELQQFHGVRRFELERSCCFSALLLDEERGRLFVGAKNFLLSLSLDNIAKQEHKIYWPAPVDWREECNWAGKDITSDCVNYVKIVHHYNRTHLYACGTGAFHPTCAFVEVGHRMEDHVFRIDPAKVEDGKGKSPYDPRHNAASVLVGDELYAGVATDLMGRDFTIFRSLGKRPSIRTEQHDSRWLNEPKFVGSFWVPESENPDDDKVFFFFRETAVEAQGLGKSTYSRIGQLCRNDMGGQRSLVNKWTTFLKTRLICSVPGADGSDTYFDELRDVFLLQTRDRKNPLVYTVFSTSSSVFKGSAVCLYSMNDIRRAFLGPFAHKEGPNYQWVPFQGKVPYPRPGMCPSKTFGSFESTKGFPDDVIQFARHHPLMYNPVYPMSRRPIFVRTNVDYSFTQIAVDRVSAADGQYDVMFIGTDKGTVLKVINVPKESWNNMEELLLEELEVFKDASSIIDMQISSKRQQLYLGSATGIAQVPLHRCSVYGKACAECCLARDPYCAWDGTSCTRYLPNTKRRFRRQDVRNGDPNTLCSGDHHKHRVAERKLYGVEGSSTFLECIPKSLQARVTWTFQKHPQNPREEVRLDDRILQTDRGLLIRRVLKRDIGIYQCHAMEHGFTQTLLGITLEVVPSTSSSVSNLPSDAPVRLDPRSGGGPPMNNQKLWYRDFMQLVDHPNLSTVDQICEQVWARKNAGGDQVEKTFPAPGKDVPPLGPAVRPANKKWKHLQEIRKGRNRRTHDGKPNPRAPRSAGE